One Littorina saxatilis isolate snail1 linkage group LG12, US_GU_Lsax_2.0, whole genome shotgun sequence genomic region harbors:
- the LOC138982390 gene encoding receptor-type tyrosine-protein phosphatase N2-like isoform X2, producing MWMRPGAFARYGSEEPAATNMDISTGHVVLSYMEDHLKNQDRLDQEWEALAAYQADPCSTIVANDPGNARKNRYSDVLPYDHSRVILSSTTNVSNSDYVNASFITDHDPRNPAYICTQGPLPHTVADFWQMVWEQGSVVIVMLSKLTENGTAMCHRYWPEEGSDLYHIYEVHLVSEHIWCDDYLVRSFYLKNLQTNETRTVTQFHFLTWTHLNVPPSMKALLDFRRKVNKSFRGGSCPIVLHCNDGCGRSGTYCLIDMVLNRMAKGAKEIDMAATLEHIRDQRMNMVATKEQFQFALSAVAEEVHAILKALPQ from the exons TCGTACATGGAGGACCACCTGAAGAACCAGGACCGCCTGGACCAGGAGTGGGAGGCCCTGGCGGCGTACCAGGCTGACCCCTGCAGCACCATCGTCGCCAACGACCCTGGCAACGCTCGCAAGAACCGCTACTCCGACGTCCTGCCAT ATGACCACTCCCGCGTCATCCTGTCCTCCACCACCAACGTCTCCAACTCGGACTACGTCAACGCAAGCTTCATC aCGGACCATGACCCGCGCAACCCAGCCTACATCTGCACCCAAGGCCCGCTACCCCACACTGTGGCTGACTTCTGGCAG ATGGTGTGGGAACAAGGCAGTGTGGTGATTGTGATGCTGTCCAAGCTGACGGAGAACGGAACAGCCATGTGTCACCGCTACTGGCCTGAGGAGGGAAGTGACCTCTACCACATCTACGAG GTGCACCTGGTGTCTGAACACATCTGGTGTGACGACTACCTGGTGCGCAGCTTCTACCTCAAGAACCTGCAGACCAACGAGACACGCACCGTGACCCAGTTCCACTTCCTTACCTGGACCCACCTCAATGTTCCCCCCTCCATGAAGGCGCTACTCGACTTCCGCAG GAAGGTCAACAAGTCTTTCCGAGGTGGATCCTGCCCCATCGTGCTCCACTGCAA TGACGGGTGCGGACGCAGCGGCACGTACTGCCTGATCGACATGGTCCTCAACCGCATGGCCAAGGGCGCCAAGGAGATCGACATGGCCGCCACGCTAGAGCACATCCGTGACCAGCGAATGAACATGGTGGCTACCAAG GAACAGTTCCAGTTCGCTCTGTCGGCCGTGGCCGAGGAGGTGCACGCTATCCTGAAGGCCCTGCCTCAGTGA